The genomic window GGGCCAGCTCCAGCTCGTCCATCCCCGCGTCCTTGGGCACGAAGCCGAGCGCGCCGGCGGCGATGGACGCCTCGGCCAGCACCCGGTCCGCATGCATCGTGAGCACCAGCACCTTGAGATCGGGCTGCAGCGCTCCGATCTCGGGCAGGATGTCCAGGCCGTTGCGCCCGGGCAGGGACAGGTCGAGCAGGAGCACGTCCGACGGCGTCCGCTCCAGCAGCTTCAGCAGCTCGTCGCCGGCGTAGGCCACGCCGACGATCTCGAACCGCCCGCCCAGGAGCTGCTGCAGCCCCTGCACGACCACGCGGTGATCGTCGGCGATCACCAGCCGCGGCCGGTCGCTCACGCGCTCGCCCGGCTGGGCAGCGTCGCGGTGACGACCGTGCCGCCGGCCGGCGCCGCGGCCACCGTCAGCTGTCCGCCGATCGCGACCGTGCGCTGCCGCATCGCGATCAGCCCCAGGCCGTCCTCGGCCCGCGACCGCCCGGCGGCGAAGCCCTTGCCCGCGTCGGCGATCCGGAGCGTCAGCGTCCCGTCCTTCAGCTCGAGCGACAGGTCGGCCTGCGCGACGCCGGCGTGCCGGACCACGTTGCGCAGCGCCTCCTGCGCGATCCGGTACGCGGCCACGCCCACCGTCGCCGGCACCGCGAGGTCCGGCGGCGGGAGCGCGAGCCGCACCTCGAGGCCCGCCGTGCGCCCGAACTCGTCGGCCATGGCGCCGAGGGCGCGCACCAGTCCGGCCTTCTCCACCACGGACGGGTGGAGCTGGTGCGCCGCGGTGCGGAGCACCGTCGCGAGGTCCTCCAGCTCCCCCGACACGCCCCCGATGCGGTGCACCGCCTCGGGCCCCGCGAGCACGGCCACCTGGTCCAGCTCGTGGCGGATCACCGCCAGGCGCTGCAGCGCGTCGTCGTGCAGCTCGCGGGCCACCCGCGAGCGCTCTTCCTCCTGCGCCACGAGCATCCGGCGCGCGTGCGCCCGCTCCAGCGCGAGCCGGCGGCGCTGCGATATCACCAGCGCCAGCACCAGCGCCGCCACCACGATGGCGACGCTCAGCACGGCCGCCAGGAACAGCGACCAGACGGTCAGCTGCTGGTCGGACACGTCACCCCGCGGGTGATGGCCAGGAGCGCCGCGATGCAGATCACCGCGGCCACCTCGTAGGCCCGGATCATCAGCGCCGGGTCGCTGCTCACCAGCAGCGCGCTCAGCGGGCTCCTGGTGCTCAGCGTGCCGAAGTACAGCGCCATGCCGGCGCTCACCCAGAACCAGTCCTGGCGCAGCAGGTCGGCGCCCGACTCGCGGCTGCGCGCGACCAGCGTGTACGCGGCGGCGCCCAGAGCCACGAGGTTGGCCAGCGGCTCCTCCGCGCGGCTGAACGTCGAGGCCCGGTCGAAGGCCAGGGCGAGCACGGTCCACACCAGGAGGAACGGCACGATCATCAGCCGCATCGTGAGGCGCGGCATCTCCTTGGTGAGCCAGCACGACATCGCCCACAGGACGAGCGCGGTGCCGAGCGGGTTCACGACGTACGACACCCACAAGTTGTTGAGGCCGCGCGTGCCCAGCCACAGCTGCGTGACGTTGCCCGCCGTCAGGACGGCGCACCAGGCCAGCACCCAGCCGCGCCCGCCGCGCCCGCCCCTCCGGAGGACGCCCGCCGCGACCAGCGGGATCGCCTCGGCTACGACGGCGAGAACCAGCACGGCGGGCTCTTTCACGGCCTAGGCGTTGAGAGCGTTCTGCGCGCCGCAGAACGGCGGGCAGGGGAACCACTGCTCGAGCATCACGCCCTTCGCGAGGTCGCTGTCGGCCTGGTCGATCCCGGTCAGGACGACCGTCGGGCTCCCGTCCGCGTTGCGGCCGAGGTGCACGCGGAGCCCGACGCAGCCCGCCTGGTTCAGCAGCTCGACCACCTGGTCCTTGTGGAAGGCGCCGGCATTGACTTGGTGGAGCTTGGCCTCCCGGTGGCGCCGGGTGTGGGCAGCGGCGTCCTCGAGGGTGATGCGGTGATTGCGCGGGGGCAGGGCCACGGCCTTCTCCTGTGGTTTGAGGGATCCTGTAGTCTGGGTCCCGCGCCGGCCGGCGCGAAAGACTATGGGATCCCATAGTCTGCCCGGCACCGCCACCCACGAGCCCTCGGGCCTTTCCCCGACAATTGCGGCGTTGGGGCCCGAACAAGATGGACTATAAGATGTTATAGACTTTTGCCTGCCGCGAACCTCCCGCATACTCGGTCCATGGTTCTCGGATGCCGCCGCGCACCCACGGGGACGCGGGAGCGCGGGGCGTGGTAGTGGTAGTGGGCGCATGACGCACGACGTCCGGACGCGACGCGGCGCGCGCGTGGTCGTGCTGGGCGGCGACCATCTGGCGTCGCTGGGCGACTGGGTCGCCGAGATGGGCCGCGCGGTCCCGCCGGGCGAAGAGGAGAGCGTCGGCGCGCTGCTGGTGGACTTCCGCTCACAGGGCTTCGCCCCGAGCGCGGAGGAAGCCGGCACCCTGGTCGAGAGCCTGCGCACGCGCTTTCACGACGCGGTGCCGCCGCTGGCGGCGGTGGCGAGGGCGGGCGCGCAGTTCGGCGGAACGCGCGTGCTGTGCACGCTGGCCGAGTTGCGCGGGTGGCGTGCCTGCGCGTTCATGACCGAAGTCGAAGCCTGGTTCTGGCTCCGGGCCCAGCTCAGCCG from Gemmatimonadales bacterium includes these protein-coding regions:
- a CDS encoding response regulator transcription factor encodes the protein MSDRPRLVIADDHRVVVQGLQQLLGGRFEIVGVAYAGDELLKLLERTPSDVLLLDLSLPGRNGLDILPEIGALQPDLKVLVLTMHADRVLAEASIAAGALGFVPKDAGMDELELALQQVLAGRRYVSSRVPKSSHRVALDATHASLARLTERQQTILKLLGQGLSSAEIGDRLGLSENTITFHRRRIRAILGLASEWELMRQAILVHLATDGDDSAERS
- a CDS encoding ATP-binding protein encodes the protein MSDQQLTVWSLFLAAVLSVAIVVAALVLALVISQRRRLALERAHARRMLVAQEEERSRVARELHDDALQRLAVIRHELDQVAVLAGPEAVHRIGGVSGELEDLATVLRTAAHQLHPSVVEKAGLVRALGAMADEFGRTAGLEVRLALPPPDLAVPATVGVAAYRIAQEALRNVVRHAGVAQADLSLELKDGTLTLRIADAGKGFAAGRSRAEDGLGLIAMRQRTVAIGGQLTVAAAPAGGTVVTATLPSRASA